A region from the uncultured Sunxiuqinia sp. genome encodes:
- a CDS encoding DUF4212 domain-containing protein yields MEKTKKKYWQRNLTYLAYLLCIWFIVSFGAGILFADFLNNFHMAGFPLGFWFAQQGAIYVFVAIIFIYVFLMNRLDKEFDLDEQ; encoded by the coding sequence ATGGAGAAAACAAAAAAGAAGTACTGGCAACGGAATTTAACCTACCTGGCCTACTTACTTTGCATTTGGTTTATTGTGTCATTTGGCGCAGGCATTTTATTTGCCGATTTCCTCAATAACTTTCACATGGCAGGCTTTCCGCTTGGTTTTTGGTTTGCCCAGCAAGGGGCGATCTACGTATTTGTAGCCATCATCTTTATCTACGTTTTTCTGATGAATCGGCTAGACAAAGAATTTGATCTTGACGAACAATAA
- a CDS encoding rubrerythrin, translated as MTSIVGTQTEKNLLKAFAGESQAKNRYEFFAKQARKEGLHQIASIFEETAINEQAHAKRFFRFLEGGMVEITASYPAGVIGTTMENLTAAADGENEEWSDLYPEFARVAEEEGFKLIAVVFRTIAKIEKHHEERYRKLCKNLEEGKVFEREGKVTWKCRVCGFLHEASKPPVKCPSCEHAQEYFEIEATNY; from the coding sequence ATGACTTCAATAGTTGGAACACAAACAGAAAAGAATCTCCTAAAAGCATTTGCAGGTGAATCTCAAGCAAAAAACCGCTACGAATTTTTCGCCAAACAAGCACGCAAAGAAGGACTGCATCAGATTGCCTCAATCTTTGAAGAAACAGCCATTAACGAGCAGGCGCACGCGAAACGTTTCTTTCGCTTTTTAGAAGGTGGCATGGTTGAAATTACAGCGAGCTACCCAGCCGGAGTAATTGGAACCACCATGGAAAACCTGACCGCTGCTGCAGACGGTGAAAACGAAGAGTGGAGTGATCTTTATCCTGAGTTTGCCCGAGTTGCCGAAGAGGAAGGTTTTAAACTTATCGCAGTGGTTTTTAGAACCATTGCCAAAATTGAAAAACACCACGAAGAACGCTACCGCAAATTGTGTAAAAATCTGGAAGAAGGAAAGGTCTTTGAGCGCGAAGGAAAAGTAACCTGGAAATGTCGTGTTTGTGGTTTTCTTCACGAAGCAAGCAAGCCACCGGTTAAATGTCCATCTTGCGAACACGCTCAAGAATATTTTGAAATTGAAGCAACAAACTACTAG
- a CDS encoding iron-sulfur cluster assembly protein, which translates to MDARIDLIIENLKEVYDPEIPVNIYDLGLIYNIDVDENNKASVIMTLTAPGCPVADMLVEDTRQAAITAEGVDDAHVELTFDPPWEKSMMSEEARLELGFF; encoded by the coding sequence ATGGATGCAAGAATTGATTTAATTATAGAAAATTTAAAGGAAGTTTATGATCCGGAGATTCCGGTAAACATATACGATTTAGGCCTGATTTATAACATCGATGTTGATGAAAATAATAAGGCTAGTGTAATTATGACCCTTACTGCCCCCGGTTGCCCGGTTGCCGATATGCTGGTAGAAGATACCCGGCAAGCTGCTATAACGGCCGAAGGAGTAGATGATGCCCATGTGGAGTTAACATTTGATCCGCCTTGGGAAAAATCGATGATGAGTGAAGAAGCTCGCCTGGAGTTGGGGTTCTTTTAG
- the murF gene encoding UDP-N-acetylmuramoyl-tripeptide--D-alanyl-D-alanine ligase, producing MKIEQLYELFLNHPAVSTDSRNIENGGLFFALKGPNFDGNKYAADSLSKGAAFSIVDDNKLPENPNFIMVEDVLQTLQELASYHRKSLGIPILGITGSNGKTTTKELIVAILRKKYNVSSTKGNLNNHIGVPLTLLEMNKNTDVGIVEMGANHPGEIAELCQIANPDFGLITNIGKAHLEGFGSFEGIIKTKSELYKHLKQKSGSAFIHIDNEILQNQAQGLELLTYGRSDQAQLRGELQESAYYLTVKALFPKGWLYLKSKLIGAYNYENILAAARVGLHFKVDPIAIQDAVANYSPMNNRSQLVVKGKNKIIMDAYNANPTSMAASLSNFDAINQKGKMVILGDMLELGDQTDFEHQKIVDILGAMNLDKIFLVGKEFAKTSSDAKTKKFETVDLLSDYLHQQKETEINFTLIKGSRGIKLERILETL from the coding sequence ATGAAGATAGAACAGCTTTATGAGCTATTTTTAAACCATCCGGCAGTTTCAACTGATAGTCGGAATATTGAAAATGGGGGGCTCTTTTTTGCACTAAAAGGTCCTAACTTCGACGGGAACAAATATGCTGCTGACTCACTCAGCAAAGGAGCAGCTTTTTCGATTGTGGATGATAATAAGCTACCCGAAAATCCAAATTTCATTATGGTAGAAGATGTTCTGCAAACGCTGCAAGAATTAGCATCTTATCATCGTAAATCGCTCGGGATCCCAATTTTGGGAATCACAGGCAGCAATGGCAAAACAACAACAAAAGAACTGATCGTTGCAATCCTCCGAAAAAAATACAATGTAAGTTCCACCAAAGGGAATTTAAACAACCACATCGGAGTACCACTGACGCTATTAGAGATGAATAAAAATACTGACGTTGGTATTGTGGAGATGGGAGCTAATCATCCCGGAGAAATCGCAGAGCTTTGTCAAATTGCAAATCCTGATTTTGGTTTAATTACCAATATTGGTAAAGCTCACTTAGAAGGCTTTGGATCGTTCGAGGGTATCATCAAAACAAAGTCGGAACTATACAAGCACCTAAAACAGAAATCAGGCTCAGCTTTTATACATATTGACAACGAAATACTGCAAAATCAAGCCCAAGGACTTGAACTGTTGACCTACGGACGATCAGACCAGGCTCAGCTGCGCGGAGAACTGCAGGAGTCCGCCTATTACCTTACCGTAAAAGCACTCTTCCCCAAAGGCTGGCTCTATCTAAAATCAAAACTAATTGGTGCCTACAACTATGAAAATATATTGGCTGCAGCTCGTGTTGGCTTACATTTTAAAGTCGATCCAATAGCCATACAGGATGCCGTTGCGAACTATTCTCCGATGAATAACCGATCACAATTGGTTGTAAAAGGCAAAAATAAAATTATCATGGATGCCTATAATGCGAATCCAACAAGTATGGCTGCATCCTTATCAAATTTTGACGCAATCAATCAAAAAGGAAAGATGGTGATTCTAGGAGATATGCTGGAACTTGGAGATCAAACTGATTTTGAACACCAAAAGATTGTTGATATTTTAGGTGCGATGAATTTGGATAAGATATTTTTGGTGGGAAAAGAGTTTGCAAAAACTTCGTCTGACGCAAAGACAAAGAAGTTTGAGACTGTCGATCTTCTTTCTGACTACCTCCATCAACAAAAAGAAACAGAAATTAATTTTACCTTAATCAAAGGATCTCGTGGAATTAAGCTCGAACGAATCCTCGAAACACTTTAA
- a CDS encoding sodium:solute symporter family protein, translating to MDSQIWTYVIVGVTFVLYIIIAGLSKAGSTKEFYVAGGGVHPIANGMATAADWMSAASFLSMAGLISFMGYGGSQYLLGWTGGYVLLALMLAPYLRKFGKFTVPDFIGERYYSKNARLVALICALFVSFTYVVGQMKGVGVAFARFLDVSFESGVLIGIGIVFIYAVLGGMKGITNTQIAQYCVIIFAFTVPAVFISLQMTGNPIPQLGFGGKTADGTYLLEKLNQLSVDLGFDEYTKVDKGNTVNMFFITAALMFGTAGLPHVIVRFFTVPRVKDARISAGWALLFIALLYTTAPTVAVFARTNLINTLSEREYADVPEWFTNWENTGLLAFDDKNNDGKIQYLADKEKNELIIDRDIVVLANPEIANLPGWVIALVVAGGLAAALSTAAGLLLVISTSISHDLLKNYLMPGISERSELWAARGSIAVAVVAAGLAGLNPPGFVAQVVALAFGLAASSFFPAIILGIFDKRMNRQGAISGMIVGILFTAIYIVYFKPQLGGPGTPEGYWFGIAPEGVGTLGMILNFVVAMVVSRITAAPPKLVQDLTESIRYPRGAGQVREIHIH from the coding sequence ATGGATTCTCAAATCTGGACCTATGTCATCGTTGGGGTGACCTTTGTTTTGTATATCATTATAGCAGGTCTGTCGAAAGCTGGTTCGACAAAAGAATTTTATGTGGCGGGTGGTGGTGTCCACCCAATAGCAAACGGAATGGCAACCGCTGCCGACTGGATGTCAGCAGCTTCTTTTTTGTCAATGGCCGGCTTAATTTCTTTTATGGGTTACGGTGGATCCCAGTATTTGCTGGGCTGGACCGGTGGCTATGTTTTGCTGGCTCTTATGTTAGCTCCGTATTTGCGGAAGTTTGGAAAGTTTACGGTGCCGGATTTTATTGGCGAACGGTATTATTCGAAGAATGCCCGATTAGTCGCTTTAATTTGTGCTCTATTTGTTTCTTTCACTTATGTGGTTGGGCAAATGAAAGGAGTGGGGGTGGCTTTTGCCCGCTTTCTGGATGTGTCGTTTGAGTCGGGAGTGTTAATTGGCATCGGAATTGTATTTATTTATGCTGTTTTAGGTGGAATGAAAGGAATTACCAACACTCAAATTGCTCAGTATTGTGTAATCATTTTCGCATTTACTGTACCTGCAGTTTTTATTTCCTTGCAAATGACCGGAAATCCTATTCCGCAGCTTGGATTTGGAGGAAAAACAGCGGATGGAACCTATCTACTTGAGAAACTGAATCAACTTTCGGTAGATCTTGGTTTTGATGAATATACCAAGGTTGATAAGGGAAATACGGTAAATATGTTTTTTATTACGGCTGCTTTAATGTTTGGAACAGCGGGATTGCCACACGTGATTGTTCGCTTTTTTACCGTGCCGAGAGTGAAAGATGCCCGAATTTCGGCGGGCTGGGCTTTGTTGTTTATCGCTTTGTTGTATACAACTGCTCCAACGGTGGCGGTATTTGCCCGTACGAACTTAATCAATACGCTTTCTGAAAGAGAATATGCAGATGTTCCGGAGTGGTTTACCAATTGGGAGAACACCGGATTGCTGGCCTTTGATGATAAAAATAATGACGGTAAAATTCAATATTTAGCGGACAAAGAAAAGAACGAATTAATTATTGATCGGGATATTGTTGTGTTGGCCAATCCCGAAATTGCCAACCTCCCCGGTTGGGTAATTGCCTTGGTGGTGGCTGGCGGTTTGGCTGCAGCTTTGTCAACTGCTGCCGGATTGTTGCTTGTTATTTCCACGTCGATTTCGCATGACCTACTCAAGAATTACTTAATGCCTGGAATTTCGGAACGAAGTGAGCTTTGGGCTGCACGTGGCAGCATTGCTGTGGCTGTTGTTGCGGCCGGACTTGCCGGGTTGAATCCGCCTGGCTTTGTTGCTCAGGTTGTAGCGCTTGCATTTGGTTTAGCTGCTTCCTCGTTTTTTCCAGCTATTATTTTGGGCATCTTCGATAAACGAATGAATAGGCAGGGTGCAATCAGTGGGATGATTGTCGGGATCTTATTTACAGCAATTTATATCGTTTATTTCAAGCCGCAACTGGGAGGGCCGGGCACGCCTGAGGGATACTGGTTTGGCATTGCTCCTGAGGGAGTTGGAACCTTGGGAATGATACTGAATTTTGTAGTCGCGATGGTTGTTTCACGAATAACTGCTGCGCCTCCTAAATTAGTTCAGGATTTGACCGAAAGTATTCGCTACCCAAGAGGTGCCGGGCAGGTTCGTGAGATTCATATTCATTAA
- a CDS encoding SUMF1/EgtB/PvdO family nonheme iron enzyme, with product MMKFKAILFLGLAVLVASCGMLGKGGKGGNKASSKTGWEYNNPDNGGFQADGDFNQVTGPGLTFIEGGTFTMGRVEQDVMYDWNNMPRRVTVASFYMDETEVSNLDYREYIFWLNRVYPESKEKIEQALPDTLVWRKELAYNEPYIQNYFRHPAYSDYPVVGVSWEQAEAYCKWRTDRVNEKILVDRGVLQHDNTQGGQNVFTSNTYLAGLYQGTEGDDPVEDAAGNPRRLKWEDGALLPSYRLPTEAEWEYAAYGLIGNADGELLTERKLYPWNGSYLRDDSKKDRGQMMANFVRGRGDMMGMAGALNDNADITAPVNSYNPNDFGLYCMAGNVNEWVADVYRPLNQQDVEEFQPFRGTVYTEYKRDGDGNLIRNEFGELIADTIADYRNYEDGDYRSQIIEGPDWEAMEDQLSTEDMYIKGEESGEFTSLISDEVRVYKGGSWRDRPYWLIPGTRRYLEQDKATNDIGFRCAMTRVGSPKGF from the coding sequence ATGATGAAATTTAAAGCCATATTATTTTTAGGTTTGGCTGTCTTGGTGGCAAGCTGCGGAATGTTGGGCAAAGGAGGAAAAGGAGGCAATAAAGCTTCCAGTAAAACGGGATGGGAATACAACAATCCAGACAATGGAGGTTTCCAAGCTGATGGGGACTTTAACCAAGTAACCGGACCTGGCTTAACATTTATAGAGGGGGGTACTTTTACCATGGGACGAGTTGAACAAGATGTCATGTACGACTGGAACAACATGCCTCGCAGGGTTACAGTTGCTTCATTTTACATGGATGAAACAGAAGTATCCAACCTTGATTACCGCGAATATATTTTTTGGTTAAATCGTGTTTATCCTGAAAGTAAGGAGAAAATTGAGCAAGCACTGCCGGACACGCTCGTTTGGCGAAAAGAATTGGCTTACAACGAACCTTACATTCAAAATTATTTCAGGCATCCTGCCTACAGCGATTATCCTGTTGTCGGTGTTAGCTGGGAGCAAGCAGAAGCTTATTGCAAGTGGAGAACCGATCGTGTAAACGAAAAAATACTGGTCGACCGTGGCGTATTGCAACATGACAATACTCAGGGAGGACAGAATGTTTTTACTTCGAATACATATCTGGCCGGACTTTATCAAGGTACTGAAGGCGACGACCCAGTTGAAGATGCAGCTGGAAATCCAAGAAGATTGAAATGGGAAGACGGAGCCTTATTGCCAAGTTATCGGTTACCGACCGAAGCAGAATGGGAATACGCTGCTTATGGTCTCATTGGGAATGCAGATGGTGAACTACTCACCGAACGAAAACTATACCCGTGGAACGGAAGCTACTTGAGAGATGATTCGAAAAAAGATCGTGGACAAATGATGGCTAACTTTGTTCGCGGACGTGGTGACATGATGGGTATGGCCGGTGCATTAAATGATAATGCAGATATCACGGCACCTGTCAATTCATACAATCCAAACGATTTCGGGCTATACTGTATGGCTGGTAATGTCAACGAATGGGTCGCTGATGTATATCGTCCATTAAACCAACAAGATGTTGAAGAATTTCAACCATTTCGAGGTACAGTGTATACCGAATACAAAAGAGATGGTGATGGAAACTTAATTCGAAATGAATTCGGTGAGCTTATCGCAGATACAATAGCGGACTACAGAAATTACGAAGACGGCGACTATCGCTCTCAAATTATTGAAGGTCCGGACTGGGAAGCTATGGAAGATCAATTATCTACTGAAGATATGTATATAAAAGGAGAAGAATCAGGCGAATTCACTTCCCTTATCTCCGACGAAGTGCGTGTTTATAAAGGTGGATCATGGAGAGATCGTCCTTATTGGTTGATACCTGGAACAAGAAGATATCTGGAGCAGGATAAAGCCACCAACGATATTGGGTTCCGTTGTGCAATGACAAGAGTTGGAAGTCCAAAAGGATTCTAA
- a CDS encoding SufE family protein produces MTIENIQQEIVEEFSIYEDWMDKYGYLIELGNDLKELDPKLKNDQHLIKGCQSRVWLAPEFKDGKIYFQGESDAVIVKGLVALLLRVVSGRTPEELMNNELHFVDDIGLKQHLSPTRSNGLVAMIKQIKLYAVAYNKISS; encoded by the coding sequence ATGACGATAGAAAATATACAACAAGAAATTGTAGAAGAATTCTCAATTTACGAGGACTGGATGGACAAATATGGTTACTTGATAGAATTGGGAAATGACTTGAAAGAGTTGGATCCAAAATTAAAAAATGATCAACATTTGATAAAAGGGTGTCAGTCACGTGTGTGGTTGGCTCCTGAATTTAAAGATGGGAAGATTTATTTTCAGGGAGAGAGTGATGCTGTGATTGTGAAAGGCCTGGTTGCTCTTTTGCTACGTGTTGTTTCGGGGCGTACGCCAGAAGAGTTAATGAATAACGAACTCCATTTTGTCGACGATATTGGGTTGAAACAACATTTGTCGCCAACACGATCAAACGGACTGGTCGCAATGATCAAACAAATTAAGTTATATGCTGTTGCTTATAACAAGATTTCTAGTTAG